The following coding sequences lie in one Leptospira inadai serovar Lyme str. 10 genomic window:
- a CDS encoding DCC1-like thiol-disulfide oxidoreductase family protein, producing the protein MNEKIFLYDGECGFCADLAESLKSKCLDKSVQFQSFRTLKKDELKKIHPALTIDAAAGNVQFVDGNVRYPGFFAIRKLSHSLSGWRWVAPFLYFPFVPILGILVMNLLKAFRKKGINP; encoded by the coding sequence ATGAACGAAAAAATCTTCCTGTATGACGGCGAATGCGGGTTTTGCGCCGATTTAGCCGAATCCTTGAAAAGCAAATGCTTGGACAAAAGCGTTCAGTTTCAATCGTTCCGAACATTAAAAAAAGATGAATTAAAAAAAATTCATCCGGCATTGACGATCGATGCTGCGGCCGGAAATGTGCAATTCGTAGACGGGAATGTTCGATACCCCGGATTTTTCGCGATTCGAAAACTTTCCCACTCTTTATCGGGATGGCGCTGGGTTGCGCCGTTCTTATATTTCCCCTTTGTACCGATCCTTGGAATTCTCGTCATGAATCTACTGAAGGCATTTAGGAAAAAAGGGATAAATCCCTAG